Genomic segment of Streptomyces zhihengii:
CGCCCTGCGCCGTGAGCCTGCCCGCGGTGGCCGCCGCCCGAGCCCTCGCGGTGCTCGACGAGCGGGACATGCGGCTCGGCCCCGTGGTCGCGACCCCCACCCGGTGGTCGCTGCTGGTCGCCCCGTACGGCCTGGAGCGGCTCGGCGAGCTGCTGTTCGTGAAGGACAACGTCCCCAGCTCGCTGCGGTTCCACGGCGACGGCGGCTATCTCGTGCTGCCCCCGTCGGACACCGGCGGCGGGCAGGTGCGCTGGGAGCGGGCCCCGCTCGCCGGTTCCGCCACCCCCTGGCTCCCGGACGTGGAGGCGGTCGTCGACGCGCTGGTCGAGGCGAGCGACGCGGCCGAGCCGCGCAGCGGGCTGCACCCCCCGGAGTCCGGCGACGGCAGCCGGCTGACCTACTGACCGGCCGGCCGCCCCGCCCGGGGGCGGCACCCGCCGGGCCGCCCCCTCACTCGTACGGGTGGGAGGCGGGGCGCGTCGCGGGGAAACCGGCGCGCGGGCCCCGGCCGCCCGCGGGGCGGCGGCTATCTTCGGGCAACCACCGTGCACTCCCCCGCAGTCGGCAGGTTGCCCATGAATCCCCGTGTGACCGGGCTGGCGGCCGTCACGGCCGCGGCCGTCCTGCTGCCGCTCACCGCCTTCGCGGGGACCGCCGGCACCCCGGGCACCGGTG
This window contains:
- a CDS encoding bifunctional DNA primase/polymerase, encoding MREILGRRRRLRYRRRKGPDQLDAALTAAVGWGWPVLPGVGRRTAGGNSPGRAARNDGQECACPDPECVVPGAHPFDPGLLAATTDERMLRWWWGNRPTAPVVLATGGRAPCAVSLPAVAAARALAVLDERDMRLGPVVATPTRWSLLVAPYGLERLGELLFVKDNVPSSLRFHGDGGYLVLPPSDTGGGQVRWERAPLAGSATPWLPDVEAVVDALVEASDAAEPRSGLHPPESGDGSRLTY